In Oreochromis niloticus isolate F11D_XX linkage group LG5, O_niloticus_UMD_NMBU, whole genome shotgun sequence, a single window of DNA contains:
- the helz2b gene encoding helicase with zinc finger domain 2 isoform X3, with translation MSASASRLSPLLLVYDLKLVCTQCCVKEQEITYRLKSVQHKCGHNVLLCKAKGGIKWRPVSRRPIFPNPNQYMACWYYVEGRGCTQHKNRCTFARSDEEAAVWTFEKHQGLDHTLLCNLIAESERGTRQANIVEPLGDLLADVDLKAVCNLCSVKVNEITYTVQSVVHKCSRSLLLAKGKASDLWKLVSKRPTLAQTVCYEVCKYIAEDSRCTQHTQGRGCTYAKSLEEATVWNYLTEKKMDKNELIRLLTESQSVSLTPEHAAESILRHFSGEFIEVCKDCFQEHPQKLTTKRWNDFCAADIAHAWNPVLVYHLSENSRKHVYSQVRPLPPNCQFTYCSYVIQGKPCWHTANECQSAQSEVEMAVWKAEHTGLCVRPHLLQLSQPVQTQPRKVTMYCKVCHLSLSSPESFYKHCASLEHAQLVAQDTTTRWRGREVPHNRRAELWLCERPQTCEYGSKCPKAHSMEELQEWMMRAAEEKEIRHNIQAQGLMSYNDRLLEEYKNSSNEVYIMSEHVDDVSISCDEDSTVECQEIDATLKWNFQIETERELVHVALLKQEPGASFTLGDADSEPCIYSSGEPFLREDGTYDITVSFTSINPGLYRQWLVLDFDMRPVLLKKLKVRVGHSVVTEQPAVSSGARFQSCERWHRGNRIIIPCSSRTEEQDELLKMYKPPQISFLYKSSHNIQTPLNNENYKERMHHFLYNEECAEDQVVSRLNVCGEITALDTLYSLQFGVEAPRGQLFGVVLIPCHLTQDSPEGLTLQRSIRSALIAPLTSRPNSKVYEASVLPYKTTENKLFLLLSKQCCFDLALKRNESYQMEVQFQLDRLNYCTMHRAVDLLPDTKTVLPVLKSCVIPNGNITCENLNTKQQLAIEFITGNSNVKNLVAPLLIYGPFGTGKTFTLATAASELCKDPQNKVLICTHTNSSADLYVREHFHPIISKKNGGIRPIRIKANKQGTALHATDSITLKYCLLSEEGHYFLPPTKAALDQHNIIITTTTMARHFHDLNLPEGYFTHILIDEASQMLECEALMALGLAGANTRVVLAGDHMQMGPKLFSVPDHDRSNHTLLTRLFHYYQDQNCDAAKKSRIIFHENYRSTREIVEFVATHFYVGKNDFIKAAGDVPAPTNCHALKFHHVRGECLLETVSMSWYNNTEVTEVVEVVKDILKHWPASWGHKDQSSVCILSEGFQVPRIRTALSSRNLANINVERLANVQGKQFRAVIMTTVQTRDSLKTSHLPGLEMFNDARVLNTAMTRAQSQVVVIGDAAALCCFGKCSGIWKSFINHCINSNSVAPQHFTKEFFEQDIMETAKFQKFEHVDESHTLDDAILKELKDDYEQLKTDEDSLEFQMTFSNHDGSRALYNFTNTGTDLLKMCEKQPEIYKQGKLIRESHRKGYVIPFHNPTKRISIVGQANLGKAFTGDEVVLHKTKVVSITKKEESARVLLCLLEDEDHSKSRQNSESKFIRRMMIPIKKSEPKICILILKNQRNFMPIWEEIDGEWTVATQKYIDENLKQNSVFKVEVICWNENNFFPLGYVIDILPVGSSLDSGLKILNEEFKVAYNTCKSGKAVSNTDENNTNRQDLRELITFTVDPAEAKVLDDAISVRELEDHYELGLHIADVASVVKPGDDLDRAAEQSGTTYYCAEEKPISMFPQDLSIQLSLQKGRDRRVVSLIFKAEKNTNKITEKPTFQLSLINSDKQLSYLEAEDIISKSYKETPKFDTVEHCVTVAYCFAKAQRKIRLKSDWAYSQTDADRLPGKRKAHLMIEELAVLFNQHASETLISYDKTRYSTPLRCQAKPDPVKVEEFKEECGELIPLSFLVRHKVDHEQQSPKCQNFRILPEVWKEIVAAARTDDTDKMIDLVAADEIHPLIQPVTQMFRRCFSKAYVICSKSSPEAEIGHYSLNLKSYTKASSPIRQYMDVILQRLLHSFICNTNVQYTKSRIMALCSQFQENLKNAEKYEQKAEQISYAVSMKKQSASKIAFVVQANPEEDSFAVAFPFNKNIFVGNLPIMYKDLQPDDQPFYNEEKHSITLKWKRRIYSADAMQIHQELKMMADSRPCIEVLLTVWKDTIEAIDNGKLDHAKRLIMHADADLKELEKQTVLPQSSEGCYTQAEKCLSEKQEIPEMQSEHFADIQLELQPGDILQVQLTSRIKRGYQMPTVQLVHIKPKFEICVDHVNSPITCFSRSADIPSRTHYNDTKEYIRIWKPLCEMESAANAVNESDIVIIENLQVKFNQELEGILKGSFLLPLQWINEWAIEFNLRNCFLCIRKRGLKLETSNVETSKVETSNVEYSTLVDPKEFTWVAHGITSNAEKLKNGGSKVEFYISHLPMEDILKCIFQKNTHFTVEIIPKLIPDIRKENAVVNITSACDFVKAIALGQRIPREVKSSLNIVRRKINGLPALNQSQYHAVDKALNNTFTLIQGPPGTGKTVVGVYIVHSFFEHNSKKKRKWDDPKDKEKKEVILYCGPSNKSVDVVAEYLMRFKDSLRPLRVYSQEVEMLDFPFPDCKLQFSQRTLRQDRSKPELRDITMHHRMRQDQNIYSAQIKDFDKRIKLAFEKKGQLTAEEVKEYKNLLRKARAYELQHHDIILCTCTQSSTPVLTKTVTARQILIDECAMATEPQALIPLVCNKPEKVVLIGDHKQLRPIVRNEHVRKLGMAKSLFERYYTIHEKRAVMLDTQYRMIAIAEKLVKTARIAQQSIVILSPYNAQVSEIRNELMKKKMEQIPVTTITKSQGSEWRYVILSTVCSLPNEEIERQPERSWLSKHLGFVGDPNQINVAITRAKEGLCIIGDQELLMCSPTWRHLLNHYTLKNAVTIADKISVCSAT, from the exons ATGTCAGCAAGTGCTTCCAGACTGTCTCCTCTTTTATTGGTCTATGACCTCAAACTTGTTTGCACTCAGTGCTGTGTCAAGGAACAAGAAATTACATATAGATTGAAATCAGTTCAACACAAGTGCGGACACAATGTCCTGCTCTGCAAAGCCAAAGGTGGCATTAAATGGAGGCCCGTTTCTAGACGGCCAATATTTCCAAACCCAAATCAGTATATGGCCTGTTGGTACTATGTAGAGGGGCGTGGTTGCACTCAGCACAAGAACCGGTGCACCTTTGCCAGAAGTGATGAGGAAGCTGCAGTGTGGACATTTGAAAAGCACCAGGGATTGGATCACACACTTCTCTGTAATCTCATAGCTGAGTCTGAGAGAGGAACTCGTCAGGCTAACATTGTTGAACCTCTGGGTGACCTCTTGGCAGATGTAGATCTAAAAGCTGTGTGTAATTTGTGCTCTGTCAAGGTAAATGAAATAACATACACAGTTCAGTCAGTTGTGCACAAGTGTAGTAGATCTCTGCTACTAGCTAAAGGCAAAGCCTCCGACCTATGGAAGCTTGTCTCTAAGCGACCTACACTTGCTCAAACTGTTTGTTACGAAGTGTGTAAATACATTGCTGAGGACTCCAGATGCACACAACACACGCAGGGTCGAGGATGCACTTATGCCAAAAGCCTCGAAGAGGCCACTGTTTGGAACTAtcttacagagaaaaaaatggatAAGAATGAGTTAATCAGACTTTTAACTGAGTCACAGTCTGTTTCATTAACACCAGAACATGCAGCTGAAAGCATACTCCGGCACTTTTCAGGTGAATTCATTGAGGTCTGTAAAGACTGTTTTCAGGAACACCCACAAAAGCTAACAACCAAAAGGTGGAATGATTTTTGTGCGGCAGACATAGCACATGCCTGGAACCCAGTCTTAGTTTATCACCTATCAGAGAACAGCAGGAAACATGTCTACAGTCAGGTGCGCCCGCTTCCCCCAAACTGTCAGTTTACATATTGTAGTTATGTAATACAAGGGAAGCCCTGCTGGCACACCGCCAATGAATGCCAGTCTGCTCAGAGTGAGGTGGAGATGGCTGTGTGGAAAGCAGAGCATACCGGGCTCTGTGTTCGGCCTCACCTACTTCAGCTGAGCCAACCGGTGCAGACACAGCCCAGAAAAGTGACCATGTACTGCAAAGTTTGCCACCTGAGTCTTTCTTCCCCAGAGAGCTTCTATAAACACTGCGCCTCTTTGGAACATGCCCAGTTAGTCGCCCAGGACACCACTACCAGGTGGAGAGGACGTGAGGTGCCACACAACCGGCGAGCTGAGCTTTGGCTTTGTGAGAG ACCCCAAACTTGTGAGTACGGCAGTAAGTGCCCAAAAGCTCATTCTATGGAAGAGCTGCAGGAGTGGATGATGCGTGCTGCAGAAGAGAAGGAGATCAGACATAACATTCAAGCCCAGGGCCTCATGTCTTATAATGATAGGCTCTTGGAGGAATACAAAAACAGCAGTAATGAAGTGTACATT ATGTCTGAACATGTTGATGATGTCAGCATCTCTTGCGATGAAGATTCAACTGTGGAGTGTCAAGAGATTGATGCAACACTAAAATGGAATTTTCAAATTGAGACAGAG AGAGAGCTTGTGCATGTGGCATTGCTAAAGCAAGAACCAGGAGCTTCATTCACCCTTGGTGATGCAGATTCCGAACCTTGCATCTACTCATCAGGTGAACCTTTTCTCAGGGAGGATGGGACCTATGACATTACCGTATCGTTCACATCCATCAACCCAGGCTTGTACAGACAGTGGTTAGTGCTTGATTTTGACATGAGACCAGTGCTCTTGAAAAAACTCAAAGTCAGAGTAGGCCATTCAGTAGTCACTGAACAACCAGCTGTGAGCAGTGGAGCAAGATTTCAGAGTTGTGAACGTTGGCACAGAGGGAACAGGATAATCATCCCATGTTCGTCGAGGACAGAAGAACAGGATGAGTTATTAAAGATGTACAAGCCTCCACAGATTAGTTTCCTGTATAAATCCTCCCACAACATTCAAACACCACTGAATAATGAAAACTACAAAGAAAGAATGCATCATTTCCTCTACAATGAAGAATGTGCAGAAGACCAGGTTGTTTCAAG aCTAAATGTTTGTGGAGAAATTACAGCACTGGATACATTATACAGTTTGCAGTTTGGTGTGGAGGCTCCTCGGGGGCAACTTTTTGGTGTTGTCTTGATTCCTTGTCACCTTACACAAGACAGCCCTGAGGGACTTACACTACAACGAAGCATCCGATCTGCCCTGATAGCCCCTTTAACTTCTCGCCCAAACTCTAAAGTCTATGAAGCCAGCGTGTTGCCATACAAAACAACTGAgaataaactttttttgctaCTGTCAAAGCAATGTTGCTTTGATCTTGCactaaaaagaaatgaatcatATCAAATGGAGGTGCAATTCCAGCTGGACCGCCTCAACTACTGCACCATGCACAGGGCTGTCGATCTTCTTCCCGATACAAAGACTGTGCTGCCAGTCCTTAAAAGTTGTGTAATTCCTAATGGTAACAtcacctgtgaaaatctcaacACAAAGCAGCAATTAGCAATTGAATTTATCACAGGGAATTCTAATGTCAAAAACCTTGTGGCACCCCTCCTGATTTATGGACCTTTTGGAACTGGGAAGACATTCACCCTTGCAACAGCAGCCAGTGAGCTTTGTAAGGATCCTCAGAACAAAGTTCTAATTTGCACCCACACCAACAG TTCAGCAGATCTATATGTCAGAGAACACTTCCATCCAATCATCAGCAAGAAAAATGGTGGAATCAGGCCAATCagaataaaagcaaacaaacaagggACTGCTTTGCATGCTACTGATAGCATTACTTTGAAATACTGTCTTCTTTCAGAAGAAGGACATTATTTTCTACCACCTACAAAAGCTGCTCTAGATCAGCACAACATAATCATAACTACCACAACCATGGCAAGACATTTTCATGACCTAAATCTTCCAGAGGGATACTTCACCCACATTCTGATTGATGAAGCCTCTCAGATGCTAGAATGTGAAGCCCTAATGGCCCTTGGTCTTGCTGGAGCAAACACAAGAGTTGTTCTAGCAGGAGATCACATGCAAATGGGACCAAAGCTTTTCTCCGTGCCTGACCATGATCGTTCAAATCACACACTCCTCACTCGCTTGTTCCACTATTATCAAGACCAAAACTGTGATGCCGCTAAGAAAAGCAGAATCATTTTTCATGAAAATTATCGCTCAACCAGAGAAATTGTGGAGTTTGTCGCCACCCATTTTTACGTTGGTAAAAATGATTTCATCAAAGCTGCTGGAGATGTTCCAGCTCCTACAAACTGCCATGCCCTGAAGTTTCACCATGTCAGGGGAGAGTGCCTCTTGGAGACAGTATCGATGTCTTGGTATAACAACACAGAGGTGACAGAAGTGGTTGAAGTAGTGAAAGATATTCTTAAACACTGGCCAGCAAGCTGGGGTCACAAGGACCAAAGTTCAGTCTGCATTCTGTCAGAGGGATTTCAG GTTCCTCGAATTAGGACAGCGCTTTCAAGCAGAAACCTTGCAAACATCAATGTTGAGAGACTTGCAAATGTTCAAG GAAAACAGTTCAGAGCAGTCATAATGACAACTGTGCAAACACGCGACAGCCTAAAAACATCTCACCTGCCTGGTCTGGAGATGTTCAATGATGCCCGTGTTTTAAACACTGCGATGACAAGGGCTCAATCCCAGGTGGTTGTAATTGGAGATGCTGCTGCCCTGTGTTGCTTTGGGAAATGTTCAGGAATCTGGAAGAGTTTCATAAACCACTGCATCAACAGCAACAGTGTTGCACCACAGCATTTCACTAAAGAGTTCTTTGAACAAGATATTATGGAAACTGCAAAGTTTCAGAAGTTTGAACATGTGGATGAGAGCCACACTCTAGATGATGCAATTCTTAAAGAGCTGAAAGATGATTATGAGCAACTGAAAACAGATGAAGACAGTTTGGAATTTCAGATGACCTTTTCAAATCACGATGGGTCAAGAGCACTATACAATTTCACCAATACTGGCACAGATCTATTAAAGATGTGTGAAAAACAACCAGAGATTTACAAACAGGGGAAGTTGATCAGGGAATCACACAGGAAAGGCTACGTCATACCATTTCATAATCCAACCAAACGAATAAGCATCGTGGGACAGGCAAACCTTGGTAAGGCCTTTACTGGAGATGAAGTGGTCCTCcacaaaacaaaagttgtaaGCATCACCAAGAAAGAAGAATCAGCACGTGTACTTCTGTGCCTGCTTGAGGATGAAGATCACAGCAAGTCACGACAGAATTCTGAAAGCAAATTTATCAGAAGGATGATGATACCGATAAAAAAATCGGAGCCCAAAATATGCATACTGATCCTCAAGAATCAACGCAACTTTATGCCAATATGGGAGGAAATTGATGGAGAATGGACAGTTGCAACACAAAAGTATATTGATGAAAATCTAAAACAGAACAGTGTATTCAAGGTGGAAGTGATTTGCTGGAatgaaaacaatttttttccATTGGGGTACGTCATAGATATTCTTCCAGTTGGCAGCTCTTTGGATTCTGGACTAAAGATCCTGAATGAAGAATTCAAAGTTGCATACAATACATGCAAATCGGGCAAGGCCGTTTCCAACACTGATGAAAACAATACAAACAGACAGGACTTGCGTGAGTTAATCACTTTTACTGTGGATCCTGCAGAAGCAAAGGTCCTGGATGATGCTATCAGCGTCAGGGAACTTGAAGATCATTATGAGTTGGGACTCCATATTGCTGATGTGGCAAGTGTTGTGAAGCCAGGTGATGATTTAGACAGGGCTGCAGAACAAAGTGGCACTACATACTACTGTGCTGAGGAGAAACCTATTTCCATGTTTCCCCAGGACTTGAGCATTCAACTCAGTCTGCAAAAAGGTCGAGATCGCAGGGTGGTCTCATTGATTTTCAAAGCAGAAAAGAATACAAACAAGATAACAGAAAAACCCACATTTCAGCTTTCTCTAATTAACTCTGACAAGCAGCTGTCATATTTAGAGGCAGAGGACATCATCTCCAAAAGCTATAAAGAGACCCCCAAATTTGATACTGTTGAGCATTGTGTAACAGTTGCTTACTGTTTTGCAAAAGCTCAAAGGAAGATAAGACTTAAATCTGACTGGGCTTATTCTCAAACCGATGCTGACAGATTGCCCGGGAAGCGCAAAGCCCATCTGATGATTGAAGAGCTTGCTGTGTTATTTAACCAACATGCATCCGAGACTTTGATCAGCTATGACAAAACCAGGTATTCCACACCACTTCGCTGTCAGGCAAAACCAGATCCTGTAAAGGTAGAAGAATTCAAAGAGGAATGTGGAGAATTAATACCATTGTCTTTTCTCGTGCGGCACAAAGTAGACCATGAACAACAAAGCCCAAAGTGTCAAAACTTTCGCATACTCCCTGAAGTGTGGAAAGAAATTGTTGCAGCGGCCAGAACAGATGATACAGACAAAATGATAGATCTAGTTGCTGCTGATGAAATCCACCCTCTGATACAACCAGTCACTCAAATGTTCAGAAGGTGCTTCAGTAAAGCTTACGTCATCTGTTCAAAATCATCTCCTGAGGCAGAAATAGGGCATTATTCTCTGAACCTAAAGTCTTACACAAAAGCTTCCTCACCAATACGGCAGTACATGGATGTCATTTTGCAAAGACTCTTGCATTCTTTCATATGTAATACAAATGTACAATACACTAAATCAAGGATCATGGCTTTGTGCAGTCAATTTCAGGAGAACCTCAAGAATGCCGAGAAGTATGAACAGAAGGCTGAGCAAATTTCATATGCAGTGAGCATGAAAAAACAAAGTGCTTCAAAGATAGCCTTTGTTGTTCAGGCAAATCCTGAAGAAGACAGTTTTGCAGTAGCTTTTCCCTTTAACAAGAACATATTTGTCGGGAATTTGCCAATTATGTACAAAGATTTGCAACCAGACGATCAGCCATTTTacaatgaagaaaaacacagcatCACTCTTAAATGGAAAAGACGGATCTATTCAGCTGATGCCATGCAAATCCACCAAGAGCTGAAAATGATGGCAGATAGTCGTCCTTGCATTGAGGTTCTATTGACAGTATGGAAAGATACTATTGAGGCAATTGACAATGGAAAATTAGATCATGCAAAGCGTCTCATAATGCATGCTGATGCTGATTTGAAGGAACTGgaaaaacaaactgtattgCCTCAGTCCTCTGAAGGTTGCTATACCCAGGCTGAAAAGTGTCTCTCTGAGAAGCAAGAAATACCAGAGATGCAAAGTGAGCATTTTGCTGACATCCAACTCGAGTTGCAGCCAGGTGACATCCTACAGGTCCAATTGACTTCAAGGATTAAAAGAGGTTATCAAATGCCCACTGTTCAGTTGGTACACATTAAAccaaagtttgaaatttgtgttgacCATGTCAACAGCCCTATCACATGCTTCTCCAGATCGGCAGATATTCCTTCAAGGACTCATTACAATGATACCAAGGAGTATATACGAATCTGGAAACCTTTGTGTGAGATGGAATCTGCTGCTAATGCAGTGAATGAAAGTGATATCGTTATCATTGAGAACCTCCAGGTAAAGTTTAACCAAGAGTTGGAAGGCATACTCAAAGGAAGCTTTTTGTTACCGCTACAATGGATCAACGAATGGGCCATTGAATTTAACCTTCGAAACTGCTTTCTGTGCATACGGAAAAGAGGTCTCAAACTGGAAACTTCAAATGTGGAAACTTCAAAGGTGGAAACTTCTAACGTGGAATATTCCACCCTGGTAGACCCAAAAGAGTTCACATGGGTAGCCCATGGTATCACAAGTAATgcagaaaaattgaaaaatggTGGAAGTAAAGTGGAGTTCTACATCAGTCACCTGCCTATGGAGGACAttcttaaatgtatttttcagaaaaacactCATTTCACAGTTGAAATCATTCCAAAACTCATCCCTGACAT CCGGAAAGAAAATGCTGTAGTCAACATTACGTCTGCATGTGACTTTGTTAAGGCTATAGCTCTAGGGCAGCGCATTCCAAGAGAGG TTAAATCAAGCTTAAATATTGTGAGGAGAAAGATAAATGGACTGCCAGCGCTGAACCAGAGCCAGTACCATGCAGTAGATAAAGCTCTAAATAATACCTTCACACTGATACAAGGACCCCCTG GAACTGGAAAAACAGTAGTAGGTGTGTACATTGTACACAGTTTTTTTGAGCACAActctaaaaagaaaagaaaatgggaTGACCCAAAGgataaggaaaagaaagaagtcaTTCTCTACTGTGGGCCATCCAACAAGTCTGTTGATGTTGTAGCAG AGTATTTAATGAGGTTTAAGGACAGCCTAAGGCCCCTCAGGGTTTACAGCCAAGAAGTGGAGATGCTTGATTTCCCTTTTCCAGACTGCAAGCTGCAGTTTTCCCAAAGAACACTTCGCCAAGATCGTTCCAAACCAGAGCTCAG GGATATCACTATGCATCACCGCATGCGTCAGGaccaaaacatttattcagctcAAATAAAAGACTTTGATAAACGTATTAAACttgcttttgaaaaaaaaggacaactgACTGCTGAAGAAGTGAAAGA ATACAAAAACCTTCTCAGAAAAGCTCGGGCATATGAACTCCAACACCACGACATCATACTGTGCACATGTACGCAGTCTTCCACCCCAGTCTTGACTAAGACTGTCACTGCACGTCAGATTCTAATTGATGAGTGTGCTATGGCCACTGAACCCCAGGCCCTGATTCCACTTGTCTGCAACAAACCGGAAAAG GTTGTTTTGATTGGGGACCACAAACAGCTACGACCCATTGTGAGGAACGAACACGTGAGGAAGCTTGGAATGGCCAAGTCTCTGTTTGAGCGCTATTATACAATCCATGAGAAGAGGGCAGTTATGCTGGACACCCAATACAGAATG ATTGCCATTGCTGAAAAGCTAGTGAAGACTGCCAGAATTGCACAGCAAAGTATTGTGATTTTATCACCTTATAATGCCCAGGTGTCAGAAATCAGGAATGAGCTGATGAAAAAGAAGATGGAACAAATCCCAGTTACCACGATCACAAAAAGTCAAG GAAGTGAATGGCGTTATGTCATCTTATCTACAGTGTGCTCTCTACCAAATGAAGAAATTGAGAGACAACCAGAAAGAAGCTGGCTTTCCAAACATCTGGGCTTTGTTGGTGATCCCAATCAGATAAATGTAGCCATCACCAGGGCCAAGGAGGGACTCTGCATCATTG GTGACCAAGAATTGCTCATGTGCAGTCCAACTTGGAGACATCTCTTGAACCACTACACTCTTAAAAATGCCGTGACAATTGCAGACAAGATTTCAGTGTGTTCAGCCACCTGA